Genomic segment of Gavia stellata isolate bGavSte3 chromosome 10, bGavSte3.hap2, whole genome shotgun sequence:
TCACTGCCTGCAAATGGGCCTCCAAAGCATCTCCTGAGCAGAGGCTAGGGCTCCTCCCAGATCCAAACACACCACAGCTGCTGTTTCACGGTAGGTTTAAAACATCCCCTTGCAGCGGTGCTCAGCATCCGACAGCAGAAAGCGAAAGCAAGAGGTGGTTCAGGCACCCGATGTcctcctgccagctcctccCCATTGCATTTGCACAGCCCCAAGCAGAGCCCCAAAACCACCCTGCTCCCCCCAAACCCAGGGACTGCCAAAAATGCCACTCTTATAAGCCCCCATCCCATCTCATCTCATCCCTCCCACTCCTgctccacctgcagccccacagGCTGCCCTTGATTGCAGAGCCCCCTAACCCTTTCCTCGCTGGTCAAGGGGAGGACCCTGCATGCTGCTTGGGCAACTGATATCCCAGGGAAGGCCAAGGCATTACAGGTCTCTCGTCTCAATCTGCAAATGCCGCGGCTTGGGAGCACTCATTGCTCCCACAGTGGCCCCAGCGTTGTCCCCACCACAGCAAAAAATGGACCCTGGTTAATgaacagcctggcaggagcaggTTGCACCATGGCCAGCCGCCCCGGAGAGAGCCAGCACTGCCTGGAGCAGCCCCCAGACACATCCTGGCAACATTAGTAAGTGATTGCCATTCGCAGCCTCCAGCCCTGGGAATGGTCCTCAGTTGGCTCTGGGTCTGCGCCCTGTGGCCAGCGGGATTCAGGGAGCGCTGCCTTTCATCCATCAAGCAGTGCTGGGATGTGCGGGGTTGgtgccgtgcctcagtttccccatctggtAAATGGGGAGAATGATGCTCACCTCCCCATACAGCCCTTTGTGGCTCTGGGGAGGTccaaacacagagcaaaaaaaaaaatcctcctcctttttctctcccctgttgACACCTAGACACACACAACAGCGCTCGTGACTTCATCCAAGCGAGGAGATAAGACATGGATCCTACCCAGGAAGGATCATGGAGGAGATGGGGGTGTTGACACCCATCTAATCACCCTTCCCAACCCCATGCCTCCTTCCCCAGTGTCCTTCCCTTCCCTAACTGCCTGAAGGCTGGGAGCGCTGCAAGATGCCAGAAAGTCCTTTGGGTGATTAGCAAAACAACCTTCTTTGCTGTTGTATGGGCAACAATTCTCTTTATTGCTCAGAGGGAAGATATATACAGGGGAGAAGGTTTGTTCTGACATTAAAATGCATGGTGTAGGTTGTAAAAAGGAGGCTGaaacagggagaagagagcGGGTTTTCCATCAGCAGCTCTCCAGAGAGCAGCTGGGGGTGCGGGGAAGTCCCCAGCACCCAGTGGGGACCCCTCCATGTCTGGAGCAGGTCAGCAGCCCCCTCGGACCAGGGACATCAACCTCGCCAACCAAGAGGGGTGACTGCCGGGCAGAAGAGGTGGCACCGCTGTACCATCTCCTGATGCATGCGTGGACACCAGCCCTCAAGGCAGAAGAACACATCTCGCaggtgggaagggaaaagaTCAGGAGATGGTGGTGCCGTGGAGAGCTTGGGGACCCACCGCGCACAGGGGATGCCAGTGCACAGGGTCCCCACGAAAATGCCCATCATGACAGTGGGAAGCAAagtgagaggaggagggagggcagccAGCCGGGGCACCTGCTACATGGCGGTGGTGATCACCCTCTCCTCCGGCTCCAGGGTGTTTTCGTAGGCGTGCTGGCTCTCTTTGGACCTGTGTCAGGAGGGAGGAGCACAGCGGTGAGCTTGCCCCCAGCAAGACCAGTCTTCCCGAAGCCAGCAGCAGGGCCCTGACCTTGCTGGTGCCAGCCGTGCGCTGAGCGAGGGGCgaggtggggagggcaggaggggtcCCCCTGCCAGGAGGAGAGCCAAGCGCGGGATGGGAATTGCTCTAATTTCTAGTGAGGGCTGTTTCGACAGTCAGCGTCTGTGTGGTGACCTATGGCCACTTTTGGTGGTTTCCTCTGTTTGAAAGGTTTGATGTAGCATAAGAAAAAtgtggtgtagcaggttgcaAGGTGGTGCATGGACCATGGGGCTCAGCTGCAGGTATGGGGAGAGACCGGGGGGGCAGGGATAGTCactcaccaccttctccttaGCCCCTGGAGAGCATAAAAGCCCCAAAACCAGGTGCATGGGACATGCGAGACCGTGAGTGGGAGAAACCATGGCTCTGCATGTCTGAGCTGTCACCAGGGGGATGGAGCAGGGCCTGGGAGCCATGGGTAGGAGGTATGAGCAAGTCCTTCACCTGAAGTCAGCTGCAGCAGTTAGGTATCTCCCTTCATGGCCATTGGATGTGACAGTCTCCTGCTTGTCCGCAACACTCACCACCGTCTCCACGTTTTCCCtggagggggagaagagaggagctgAGAGAGAGCAACGGAGGGGCCGTGCCAGGGAGCAGCTTGTGACAGTGACAGTGCAGAGGAAGGGACTGCTCCAACACCATAGAGACAATAAGGGACCTGGCCATGTGAACCTAGCCTTGGACACCCAGCTCAGCCCCCTTTCCAGCAGGACATGGGCAAGGAAAGACACCCTCACTGCAGGTTTGCACGGACCGTGCCGGGACGCCGAGTGCTAACCACTGGCTTTGGAGCTGGTACTCCCAGTGCCGGGCTGGCAGTCAGCAAGACTCATTTGTCAATACGTGGGATTGTTTTCTCCCACTAACTGGTTTTTCCAGTCTTCTTCTATGTAGTCTGTTGCAAAATAGTTCCCTACAGTCCCAACTGACACAGAGAGAAACGCTGAGGCTCTGccagtgctgcagccctggTGCAGGAGAGGTGCACGTGTGCACGTCTGTGTGTGTAAAGCCGAGCTGCTTCCTCTCGGATTTGAGTCTGGATCACTCGCAGAAGGAACCACGGGGCAGGGATTGGGTGTCCAACCTCAGCTGGAGCCTAAAAGCTCGGCTCTGGAGCAAGCCCGTGGAACAAATGGCACCTGGTGGGGTTTAGCTGCAGAGGGTGGGTGCAAGTCCACCCTGTGTGCACATCCCTGCCTCTTCCAGCGCTCACCCAAGGGCGATTTGGGAGGCTTTTCCAAGGAACAGACTGGCATAAACAGTCAACAGCTTGAGCTGATAGCTGCTGTCACAGTGacagcacagagctggcagcacaCCAGGCTGCCAAGTCTCGCTGCCGGCTCTTCTGAAGAGAGGCCAGATTAATTAAAACAAGCCACCATCCCCCCTCAAGCCCCCCTCAGCATCCTTTGCCTCTGGGCTGGGAAGAGACAGCTGGGCACAGGCAGAGGTGGGAAACAccatccctgcctcctgctccatGGGCTGGGGGCTCCTCCAGTTTGAGGACAAGGGTTCCTCTTGGGGAAACAAAGACTGCAGTTGCAAATCAGactgtataaatatatatatatacacacattgcATCACTCATTGGCCCTGAATGCATCCCAAAGGCCCCCCTTTAAATGCATCTGAGGCAGAAGCCGACCTGCTGAGCATCAAGGTGCACCCCAAGTCCCCACCTCCTCGGCCTGGAGAAGCCTCAGGGATGTGCGGATACAAGAAGACTCCAGCAACTTTGGGTGCAAAGCCCAAAGCGCTGGTGCTGAGGAAGTGGGAACCAGCCTATAGGGCACTTTAGATCTTCATCCCCTGTTGACTTTGGGCTCAGGTTCAAGATCAAGTTACTGCAACTTAGCCAGTTAGCCTGGGTCAGCTGAGCAGGAGCAACAGCCTGTGGCTTTGCTCAGGAGGCAACGGGCAAGAGGTAACCAGCCCCACATAGCCTTTTCCTGCCGGTTAAGGCCACCTCGTTTGCCTGTGCTGCAGGCTCCAGGTGGAGAGCACTGCCACAGCTCGGCtacctccctcttctcccagctccTCTTGTGCCTTCTGCCCACTTGTCTTGGTCTGCTTTGCAAATGAAGCTGGTCTGGGCTTGTTTTCCCACAGGTATAAGTCACCTAGGAGCTGCACCCCCAAATCCATAGGAAACCAGGCTCAGGCCCGAGACATGTGCCCATGTAAACCAGCCATGATGCTGCGGCTTTCCTGTCTTTCTTGCAATAGCATCTGAGTGGTCTGTTTGGGGGTGCCCCTGTGCAGGAGCAGCTGGGGCGGATGGTGCATGCTTGCACCTGGCAATAAGTAACATGGAGCGGAGACCGGGACAGCAAGAAGAGGACAGGAAGACCAGGACACGGAGTCTTCACTCTCCCTGCCTGGGAGTGATCATGCTGttcccagccctggcacaggcaCGGAGGTGGCTGGAAGTGACCCGTGCAGAGGCAGCTAAGCCCAACCCAAAGCAACCCCCAGGGCTCCCACACTTACACTTTCTCCTTACACCAGAACCTATTGACCACGAAAGCAATGGCCACCAGGACCAGAAACACAACCACTGCGATGACACCCTGTGACCACGGCTGGAGGCTGCCCCGcgctgcagaaaaaaaggaggatacGTGTTAGGAATACATCCTCAGGCTTTATCTGCTTGGCCAAGCTTCTTCCACCCAGCTTCACCAACATCCAACCAAGACCCCCATGCAGTGGGGCGCAGACGacactggggtggggggacaaAGGGCTGGGGGGacatggagggagggagggaggatgtTTGCCCAAAGTagcaggggaaggaaagcagaggggTTTCAGCAAACTGTTTATTCTCCATCCCCATATGCCACAGACTTTGTTCCCGGGTTATTTTCCAAATACTGCCTGGTAAAATAAGGACCCTGCAACAGGGACAGTGTAAAATTCTCTCACAGCAAACGGTTGCCAGCGTGGATTTCGGTAAAACGCACCATTCAACAAGTTTCCAGAGCAGCAATCTGCTTTATGACGGGAAATTGAAGGCTAAAGCATTCAGAGCAACAGCCTCCAGCGCAAAGGCCAGGCGGGGCTGGCGGGAGGCCACGCGGTGGcaggggggtggcagggagtgACCAGGAGCCGGCCACAGCATCCCCGACCCCCCCGGGGTGGGACAGTCTCATGGATTCGTTTTTCTCTAGCCAGACCTGAGCAGTGATGCGGCCATAGGTGGGAAGGTTGCAAGACGTTTTCCTGGAGGCGGGAGAAACTCAAGGGTAGGGCAATGAGAAGAAGAAACCTTGTCCCAGACCTTGCCAGGATGGCTGCTCCTCGCCTCCCACCAGCTTTTGGGCAACGGAGCACTCAGATGTAGTCAAACTCATCCTTAAGTGTTGTCCTGAATATCAGCGCTGAAAGGAGACCTTGCCCATGCAGATACAACCCTTCGGGATTTAATTACTAATTTATTAAGGCacagcttttcctctttctgctgaTCAAAACGCCAACCCTTCCACAAAAATGAGGTCCCTCTGCATGGGCAGATGGGGCAGGCGGAGgatgctccctgccagccccagcatcAGCCTTGGACCACTCAcacccagcccctgccaccGGCACCCGTGAAGCCAAGCTGCCCCAGTACAGGTGCATTGGTACGTGAATCCGACTCAGGAGCTTTACGTTAGCCGAACAATTCATCCGTCTCACAGGAGACAAGTCTCTGCAAATAATCTTTACTAGCGGCAATAAAGGTGAGCTACGCGCTGCTCCATGTGTGCAAACTCCTAATCCACAGCCAGCTCCGCGCCGCCTCCGCTCCTGACAGCCCTCATCTCCTTCCTCTGGTTTTGGGGAAGGGGACTGTCCTTTGTTAAGACCACCAGCTCCTTGAATACTTACTGCAAGaggcttttatttaaaaaaaaaaaaaccaacaaacaaccaaaccacaaacctttttttccccttggaagTGAAATCAGCCTGGCCGACTGATTTACCACCTGTGCCAGTCTGGAAAGCAGTGGCACCCCTGGGCGAGCGGCCGGGAAAGCAGCCCCGAACAGCAGCCTTCAGCCCCCCCGCAGAGACACTTGCCGTGTTTGCTGCAAGGTCCCAGGGCCAAAACTCAAGCGGGAGGAATTCAGGCGGAAATTCCCTCTTGAATCAGCATGTTTCGGCTGAAATCCCATGGTATCAGCAGGCTGCTGGTGGGGGTACCGGGGTGGGGGGTCGGTGGCAGTaaggaagagcagagcttggTCCCCTCCTGCCCTACCTGATGGGCAGGAGAtgctcctgcccctgctgccCACCACCCCCATGGGGGCAGCCCCGAACACACCTATTGCCTCCGGGCTGAGCTTTGGCCCGCTTCGTTTCCTCCCTCGCTCTGCCCTTGGCTGTTATCTCAGCcacatttatttattagttgtggtttatttttcctgctgggGCCAGCGTTTCCAGCCTAAGCCTAAGAGGGGATGGTCAGGTCCAGCCCTCAGTGAGGTTTCTGCTGAGGTTAAGGGAGTTCAAGGTCAACCAGGGAATGAAGTCAGCAATGACTGAAATCGCCACATTTGCATCTCATGATCTTCAAGCAAAGGAGGCGAGAAGATAAGTGGTAGGAAACCTCCTCCGAGCAGCCATGCTCAGGAGGTACTGTCTGGTTTTGCAAGCGAAGCCTCACTCAGAGGGCTGTTTCCACCAGATTTCAGAGCATccaaagccaaaaagaaaaataccaaaccaAAAATCTATCAGTTCTGGCTTTGAGAGACCATGTAAAGCCTGGCTGCAAGGGGAGATGAGGATGGCAGGGGGAATGGCAAATGCCCCCACATTGGGCTGAAATACCCCCATGGGTGCAGGGAACTCGCATGGACATAAGAAAGGAGGAATGGGAACCAGGGGGAGACAAGAGCTTGATAACATCTTCTGGGGGAGCGAATATGCAGATGGCAGCCCTGGGGGTCACCACCCGGCTTGGAGCCCCACCAGAGCACACCTTGCTGCCCTGCCAGGAGGGTTGGCCAAAAGGATGAGTCTCACCTGTGGAAACGGGACTGTGTTCCTGGAAAAATGCTTTACCAGGGATGTCCCTCCTGGGACAGCCTGTCCCGCGGGCTCTGCCACCTCCTCTCTGTTTTGCCCCATGGCAATGATGGGGTTTTCCCTCCCAAACAAGATCTTCTAAGCCAAACTAGGCAATGTGGGCTCTGCAGCCGCTGGCAGATGTATGTCCACGCATCTGCAGCTACAAATGAGACCAAGGGAAGTGCTGATGCCAATATAAGCCCTTGCACGTGTTGTAACTCCGTTTCCATACTCAACGGCTGGTTTGAAGACACAGATCTGCTTTTTGATACATGTTCCCCGAGTGCTTGGGAAGCATCGGCTAGCCCctgtcttttcctctctctgagGAAGCTGTGCCAGGCTCTGAATCCTcattaaagggttttttttttttttcctctttccaggcAACAGCAAAACTTTCAGTCTTGCTGACGATGGAGACCCCAGACTGTTAAATCCTCAGCAAGTTGGTAAACAAATACAGGAAGAGCAGTCAGGGCTGGGGCatcagaaggagaaagggggagGGAATTTTCCAGGACTTTGGCAGCATCAGATGAGTTTTAATTACTCCTCATTATTTCTAGCGCTAGACAAGTTCTTCCACGaatttcctaaaaataattcCCTAGCCATAGGAAATTTCTCTACTGAGTCTTCGGGAAGGGAACAGGAGAGCAATTTGcagaggaaaatatttgctcCCTCACCTCGGCAATGATCAAAATTACAGATTAACAGGAAAACCTGTGAGCTTGGGGAGCGACCCAGCACAACGCTTGCCCAGGGACGAGagtgagaagaaagaaagaaaaaaaaaaaagccttaagaAAACAGATTACTCATCTCGGTGCACAGTCCTGCCGGAGGTAAATCAGAGCTGCTTTATCTCCCTGTAAGCAGGTAAGATAAACCTCGGATGGCAGTTCAGCTTTCAGCAAAACAGGTAGAAAGTCTCCGTGTCCCGGCTCCGGCAAAACCTCCCAACCCACCAGACACCCACCCGTCCCCATCGCCCGCTGATTTGAAGCTGGAGCTGACGcttgggcaggagctgggatgGTTCTTCCTCTGCCCGAGAGGCCCTTTCACGGTTGTCCCTTGTccccagagccaccccaccgagcagctccctcccttcctgcctgccccctgcctcagtttccccgggaggtcaggcagctgcctgcacttACCTtcctggcagcaggcaggctccagcgccaggagcagcccgaggaggaggaggcagcgggCAGGCATGGCGGCAGGCAGGGCCACGGGCTCTCGGGGTGCGGAGGAGCAGCCGAACGCGGCCCCTCCTCGCAGGCCGCTGCGCTTGGGCACGTCGCCCTCCCACAGGAATGAGCGCTTGGTCAATTATCAAACGCATTAACGAGGGAGGCTGATGCTCACACCTGGTTATTCAAATCCTGCTGCGCGAAGGGGTGGAAGGAggtgcctctttttttctcccgCGGAGGCTGTCGGGGAGTTTGGGGCACGGTGACTTGAACCTGACAGTCCCATTAGGGCGTGGAAGGGGACTCAGGCACAAAGTATTTTCATCGGCCGAGGAGGAAGAAACGACGCCCAGATGGGTCAATCTCTCCCGCAGCGCTGCTGTGGCACTTGGGGAACATGGCTGAACGGGACCTGGGTGTCCCCCAAGTCCCCCTCTCCGCTGCAGGAGAGCCACGGGGGGGGGTCCAGCAATGCCCCAGCTCTGACATCCCTTCCCACCCCGCAGGACCCCAGGTCCTGGGGATGCGGGAAGCTGCCTGCCACAGCCCCCAGTCACACCcctgctcttttcttttcagcaagtGTCATTAACAACCCAGCAAAACATATTTGCGGCTTAAAAACATCCGTTTAATAAACCAGACTCGATGCCAAGTACTGCTTCCCACCTCCCACACCTTGTTTAATGGAGAGATTGTTAAACCGAGCAAACACGGCATTCACTTTATAGAGCCTTCCGGGCTGTTTCCAAAATTTCTTCGACACCAGAAGAGGTAGAAACACATGAAGACCCGCGGCAGACAGCAAAGCTGGCAGGCCCTTCGCATCAGCTGGGCGGATgctgtgggatggggaaggtGTACGGCAGGCTTCTAGGTCCCAAACTAAGCAGCTTCCCAGCCCGTGCCGGGTTTGGATGGCTGACAAACCCACCCCGCAGGAAGAATAAAAGCTGTTTGGCTTCATGGCTGCACAGCTTCCGTTACTCCCtaaggaaattttaaaattgtgaGCCAGTGGTTTTGTCGTCACTCCTCTCGCCGCGCGTCATAGCATCTCCATAAGCCCAGCCCTGCATCTGAGCTCCCGGCCTCTGGGTCTGGCAGTGCCCCTCCAGGGACCCACGCCTGGGTGCCGGGTGTCCACTCAGGCACCCACAAGGGACCCACGCTCAGGAACGTGCAGCACCCTCAGGAGTACATACCCACTGGTGCAGGGTTGCCCTCCTTCatccctcctctttcctccagATCTAGAACAACGTCATTTATCCTGAAAACACGCTGGAGCTGGCTTGAGCTGTACAAGACTAAAGGCTGGTTCCCAGTTCTCTCCCAAATTCCTTTCTATGGCCAAATCCCCACCTGCATGGGGATAATCCCATTCCCAACCCTGCTAGTTTTCGCTTATGAACTCCTTGGGGTACGGTCTCTCCGGCTGCACCCAGCAAGGAAGTGGCACGACAGGGACCTGCCCATAATAAAGCCCTATAAAAGCAATCTAATCCTCTTACAGAGGAAAAGGAATGTCtggtgaagaaataaaaatgagagtGAACTTTGGGTTCCCCATGACTTGCTTCCACGTTATCTATCTATCTGGGAAAGCTCACAGAGCTTGTGATCTTTGCTGCCTGCTTGTTGCTTGCCTCTTAGCAAAAGCCTAGCAAAAAACCTAGCTGTTTAGAGCAGAAGGCTTTATCAGCAGATCAAAACTCCTGGAGAAGccagttctgctgctgcccttgGAAAATTCAAGGTCTGAGACATCTCTCTGCTATTGCTATCCACTCCCAGTCAcgcctggggctgcagcaggctgcTCACGGGGTTCCTCCTGGTCCTCCTCCACACGTACTCCAGGTTGTCTTCTCaccccagggctctgcccagcccagctccagggATCCTGGGCCGATTTTCCAAGGATAGGGATGTCTCAAGGATCCACCCATATCCTACAGTGTGTGGAGGGGATGGGATGTGACAGACCAGACCCCGAGATGAAGGCAGGGCTGCTGTGCCTTCCAGACAGGGGTCTTGCTGTTGGCTCCCTCCTGAGGAGCAAATAACACTTTACCATTGCACATTGCTACATTTATAAGAAATTTAAggaaatttaattatttaattgttCTGGGCTTGCTGATGAGGCCAGAGAATCGCTCGTTTGCTTATCTCAAAGTTCCCTTGTGCTCCAAGTCATCTCCTTCAGCCCACAGCAGCTATTAAGAAGGTATGTGCTATTGTGGCCAAAAGTGCCCACGGCACCTGCTTGGTTGCATATCAATGGGTCCAGCCTGGGGGGATGAGAAATAGCAAGTCACTGTCACGGCAGCAGCCTTGTTGCAGAGGCAAAGTCAGAAATTTTGGCAAATAGTTTGCCATCCGGCTCGACCTTCTGTCATTCTGGCAGTGGCTTGGAACCTGAAGAGATGGGAAGCTATGCGTTTCTGCTGCAGCATGCTGGAAATATTGCTGTCTCTCGCACTGATTCCTTCAGCATCGCCCAGTCATGGTGAAGCAAAGCCCTCAGGTCCATTTTACAGGTGAgtgaaactgaggcacagaagggCAAATCACCTTGGCAGCAATCAGTTAAACCCAACTGGAGCCAGAGCCAGCTCAGCTCTCTCCCAGGGACTCATGTGAGCAGTTGCCTGTACAAGAGGTCTTGCACAAAGCAGGTCTTGGAATCTCAGTATCTGCGCTGATATCCTCCAAaaattggcatttttttcccctaagaaaTATGTCATTTTTAGCAAAAATTAACATTAGCTCAAAGCAACATTCCTGAGCCTTAAATGTGTTCCTGGGTGATACAGCTCAGAGCACAGATGCCAGTTCCTCTTCGAAAAACGTTGCGGGGCTCTGTGTTTTAATGgaggttatttttctttctccttcacttccttccttcctccctccttccttccatccttcatcctctccatctcctccccctctCTCAGAAAGagccataaaaataaagaaaatagatgAGAGCAAACCTGAACAGTCCCTAAAGAAAAGATTgtatttttcctagaaaaaaaaatgtaatgatgGATTTGTTATGTTTCAATAGCTgctccaaaaagaaaagaaaaaaaaaaaccacaaaccaaatttttaattgcttgtttctttcaacatttttcatcaaaaccaAATATTCCTCACTTGTCCCAGAATTCTCTCATTTCCCATTGACACTGGTTTTCAAATCCAGCCTGGGATGGATGCTGCCAGGGGAGAGCCAGGAGCTACAGCTCTTATAAAAAGGGCATTTTCTTGACCCAGGATACCAGTGTGgataaacagcagcagaaaaaggcTTTTCAACCATCACAGCTCTGTGTCTTCACTTCCCCTTTAAACagcaatatattttcttatttttgtgctGATGAAAACCCCAAAGTCAGTGGTATGGCAATGGGGCATGGCCCCATGCCGTCCCTGTCCTCCCACCCAGGGTTCAGCTGGACCGTTTGCTCCCCTCCTGCACACACACGCagagccaagaaaaaaaacacctcttaGCGTTTTATTAGACATTTTATTAGACCGTTCATGAGTCCCCCAGGGCTGATGCTAATTGCAAGACTTGAAtaagcagcagggagaaggggatggCTGTGATCCCTCCTGGACCCTCGTTTTGGGGAGGATGGGgattttccccttctcttcccagGCAGCCTGGATGCTCCGGCAGGGTCAGCCAGGACCACTC
This window contains:
- the PDZK1IP1 gene encoding PDZK1-interacting protein 1 — translated: MPARCLLLLGLLLALEPACCQEARGSLQPWSQGVIAVVVFLVLVAIAFVVNRFWCKEKVENVETVVSVADKQETVTSNGHEGRYLTAAADFRSKESQHAYENTLEPEERVITTAM